A window of the Hevea brasiliensis isolate MT/VB/25A 57/8 chromosome 6, ASM3005281v1, whole genome shotgun sequence genome harbors these coding sequences:
- the LOC110644729 gene encoding probable glucan 1,3-beta-glucosidase A isoform X2: MVSYPYLLLAFCFTVSLAQPFKTVNLGNWLVTEGWMDPSRFDGITNKDLLDGTRVQLKSTKLQKYLRAENGGGTSLLGDSSIPSDWETFRLWRINDTYFNLRVLNKQFVGLETQGNKLVAVSNAAGGPETFHIIRNTDDPNRVRFQALNGLFLQAQSETSVTADYAGNATVWEDSDPSVFIITIVGTLQGEYQITNGYGPDKAPQVLREHWNTYITSEDFKFLSSNNIDGVRIPVGWWIVHDPTPPKPFVGGSLQALDNAFTWAEQYGMKVIVDLHAAQGSQNGNEHSATRDGFQEWGDSYTPDTVAVIDFLAARYANRKGFTAIALLNEPMAPGITLDTLTKYYQAGYEAVRKYTQTAYVILSNRLGPADPTELLSFASTLNRVVIDVHYYNLFWDGFTKMTAQQNIDFIYNSRSNDLRKVTIENGPLSYGNGLQNGMYREHQRKITKTLLKLN, translated from the exons ATGGTTTCTTACCCTTACCTTCTCCTAGCTTTTTGCTTCACTGTTTCCCTGGCACAGCCATTTAAAACTGTGAACTTAGGAAATTGGCTCGTCACAGAAGGTTGGATGGACCCTTCTCGCTTTGATGGAATCACCAACAAAGATCTTCTG GATGGAACTCGTGTCCAGTTGAAGTCTACGAAGCTGCAGAAGTATCTTCGCGCAGAAAATGGAGGTGGAACCTCTCTTCTAGGCGATAGCTCCATTCCTTCTGACTGGGAAACTTTCAGA TTGTGGAGGATCAACGACACATATTTCAATTTGAGGGTGCTCAACAAGCAGTTTGTGGGATTGGAAACTCAAGGAAACAAACTAGTAGCAGTTTCAAACGCTGCTGGAGGCCCTGAAACATTTCACATTATAAGGAATACTGATGATCCTAATCGAGTTCGCTTTCAAGCATTAAATGGGCTATTCCTTCAG GCACAGTCAGAGACATCGGTGACTGCAGATTATGCAGGCAATGCTACTGTTTGGGAAGACAGCGATCCATCTGTCTTTATAATAACGATTGTCGGAACTTTACAAGGTGAATACCAAATCACAAATGGTTATGGCCCAGATAAAGCACCTCAAGTCCTACGG GAGCACTGGAACACTTACATCACAAGCGAGGATttcaaattcctgtcatcaaataATATAGACGGTGTGAGAATTCCAGTTGGGTGGTGGATAGTACATGATCCAACACCACCAAAACCTTTTGTTGGGGGATCCTTGCAAGCCTTAGATAATGCTTTCACTTGGGCAGA GCAATATGGAATGAAGGTAATTGTTGATTTGCATGCAGCTCAAGGTTCACAAAATGGGAATGAACACAGTGCAACAAGGGATGGCTTTCAGGAATGGGGAGATTCCTACACACCAGATACAGTAGCTGTAATAGACTTCCTAGCAGCAAG ATATGCAAACAGGAAAGGTTTTACGGCAATTGCGTTGTTGAATGAGCCAATGGCCCCAGGCATCACTCTAGACACTCTTACAAAGTATTATCAAGCAGGTTATGAAGCTGTCAGGAAGTACACTCAAACTGCTTATGTGATCCTTTCAAACAGGCTAGGACCTGCTGATCCAACGGAACTGCTCTCATTTGCAAGCACCCTTAATCGTGTAGTCATTGATGTGCATTACTACAACCTGTTTTGGGATGGTTTCACGAAAATGACTGCACAACAGAATATTGATTTCATCTATAATTCGCGTTCTAATGATCTCAGGAAAGTGACCATTGAAAATGGTCCCCTCAGTTAT GGGAATGGACTGCAGAATGGTATGTACAGGGAGCATCAACGGAAGATTACCAAAACTTTGCTAAAGCTCAACTAG
- the LOC110644729 gene encoding probable glucan 1,3-beta-glucosidase A isoform X1: MVSYPYLLLAFCFTVSLAQPFKTVNLGNWLVTEGWMDPSRFDGITNKDLLDGTRVQLKSTKLQKYLRAENGGGTSLLGDSSIPSDWETFRLWRINDTYFNLRVLNKQFVGLETQGNKLVAVSNAAGGPETFHIIRNTDDPNRVRFQALNGLFLQAQSETSVTADYAGNATVWEDSDPSVFIITIVGTLQGEYQITNGYGPDKAPQVLREHWNTYITSEDFKFLSSNNIDGVRIPVGWWIVHDPTPPKPFVGGSLQALDNAFTWAEQYGMKVIVDLHAAQGSQNGNEHSATRDGFQEWGDSYTPDTVAVIDFLAARYANRKGFTAIALLNEPMAPGITLDTLTKYYQAGYEAVRKYTQTAYVILSNRLGPADPTELLSFASTLNRVVIDVHYYNLFWDGFTKMTAQQNIDFIYNSRSNDLRKVTIENGPLSYVGEWTAEWYVQGASTEDYQNFAKAQLEVFGRATFGWAYWAYRCVVPHWSLRWNIENNIIHL, from the exons ATGGTTTCTTACCCTTACCTTCTCCTAGCTTTTTGCTTCACTGTTTCCCTGGCACAGCCATTTAAAACTGTGAACTTAGGAAATTGGCTCGTCACAGAAGGTTGGATGGACCCTTCTCGCTTTGATGGAATCACCAACAAAGATCTTCTG GATGGAACTCGTGTCCAGTTGAAGTCTACGAAGCTGCAGAAGTATCTTCGCGCAGAAAATGGAGGTGGAACCTCTCTTCTAGGCGATAGCTCCATTCCTTCTGACTGGGAAACTTTCAGA TTGTGGAGGATCAACGACACATATTTCAATTTGAGGGTGCTCAACAAGCAGTTTGTGGGATTGGAAACTCAAGGAAACAAACTAGTAGCAGTTTCAAACGCTGCTGGAGGCCCTGAAACATTTCACATTATAAGGAATACTGATGATCCTAATCGAGTTCGCTTTCAAGCATTAAATGGGCTATTCCTTCAG GCACAGTCAGAGACATCGGTGACTGCAGATTATGCAGGCAATGCTACTGTTTGGGAAGACAGCGATCCATCTGTCTTTATAATAACGATTGTCGGAACTTTACAAGGTGAATACCAAATCACAAATGGTTATGGCCCAGATAAAGCACCTCAAGTCCTACGG GAGCACTGGAACACTTACATCACAAGCGAGGATttcaaattcctgtcatcaaataATATAGACGGTGTGAGAATTCCAGTTGGGTGGTGGATAGTACATGATCCAACACCACCAAAACCTTTTGTTGGGGGATCCTTGCAAGCCTTAGATAATGCTTTCACTTGGGCAGA GCAATATGGAATGAAGGTAATTGTTGATTTGCATGCAGCTCAAGGTTCACAAAATGGGAATGAACACAGTGCAACAAGGGATGGCTTTCAGGAATGGGGAGATTCCTACACACCAGATACAGTAGCTGTAATAGACTTCCTAGCAGCAAG ATATGCAAACAGGAAAGGTTTTACGGCAATTGCGTTGTTGAATGAGCCAATGGCCCCAGGCATCACTCTAGACACTCTTACAAAGTATTATCAAGCAGGTTATGAAGCTGTCAGGAAGTACACTCAAACTGCTTATGTGATCCTTTCAAACAGGCTAGGACCTGCTGATCCAACGGAACTGCTCTCATTTGCAAGCACCCTTAATCGTGTAGTCATTGATGTGCATTACTACAACCTGTTTTGGGATGGTTTCACGAAAATGACTGCACAACAGAATATTGATTTCATCTATAATTCGCGTTCTAATGATCTCAGGAAAGTGACCATTGAAAATGGTCCCCTCAGTTATGTTG GGGAATGGACTGCAGAATGGTATGTACAGGGAGCATCAACGGAAGATTACCAAAACTTTGCTAAAGCTCAACTAGAAGTTTTTGGGCGAGCCACTTTTGGATGGGCATATTGGGCTTATAGGTGTGTAGTTCCCCACTGGAGCCTGAGGTGGAATATCGAGAACAATATTATACATCTCTAG
- the LOC110644725 gene encoding eukaryotic peptide chain release factor subunit 1-3, producing MADGHESDKNIEIWKIKKLIKALESARGNGTSMISLIMPPRDQISRVTKMLGDEFGTASNIKSRVNRQSVLAAITSAQQRLKLYNKVPPNGLVLYTGTVVTEDGKEKKVTIDFEPFKPINASLYLCDNKFHTEALNELLESDDKFGFIVMDGNGTLFGTLSGNTREVLHKFTVDLPKKHGRGGQSALRFARLRMEKRHNYVRKTAELATQFFINPATSQPNVSGLILAGSADFKTELSQSDMFDPRLQAKILNVVDVSYGGENGFNQAIELSAEILSNVKFIQEKRLIGKYFEEISQDTGKYVFGVDDTLKALEMGAVETLIVWENLDINRYVLKNSVTGEMIIKHLNKEQEADQSNFRDAANSAELEVQEKMPLLEWFANEYKRFGCTLEFVTNKSQEGSQFCRGFGGIGGILRYQLDIRSFDELSDDGEIYEDSD from the coding sequence ATGGCAGATGGTCATGAATCAGATAAGAATATTGAAATATGGAAAATCAAAAAGTTAATCAAGGCATTGGAGTCAGCAAGGGGTAATGGTACAAGCATGATATCTCTTATAATGCCTCCTCGTGATCAGATATCTCGGGTCACAAAGATGCTGGGTGATGAATTTGGAACTGCTTCAAACATTAAAAGTAGGGTCAACCGCCAGTCTGTCTTGGCTGCCATTACATCTGCTCAACAGAGGCTGAAACTTTATAACAAGGTTCCTCCCAATGGGCTGGTGCTTTATACTGGAACAGTTGTTACTGAAGATGGGAAGGAAAAGAAGGTGACAATTGATTTTGAGCCTTTCAAACCTATAAATGCATCActttacctttgtgacaacaagttTCACACAGAAGCACTCAATGAACTCTTAGAATCTGACGACAAGTTTGGTTTTATTGTCATGGATGGGAACGGCACCCTGTTTGGGACATTAAGTGGTAACACACGAGAAGTGCTTCATAAATTTACTGTTGATTTACCAAAGAAGCATGGAAGAGGAGGGCAGTCTGCCCTTCGTTTTGCTCGACTTCGGATGGAAAAACGACACAACTATGTTAGGAAAACTGCCGAGCTTGCCACGCAGTTCTTCATCAATCCTGCCACCAGTCAGCCAAATGTTTCTGGGCTGATACTGGCAGGTTCAGCAGACTTCAAAACTGAGCTGAGCCAGTCAGATATGTTTGATCCTCGTTTGCAAGCCAAGATATTGAATGTGGTTGATGTTTCTTATGGGGGAGAGAACGGTTTCAACCAAGCTATTGAACTTTCAGCTGAGATTCTATCAAATGTAAAGTTCATACAGGAAAAACGGTTGATTGGGAAATACTTTGAGGAGATCAGCCAGGATACTGGAAAGTATGTCTTTGGTGTTGATGATACATTGAAGGCtctggaaatgggtgctgttgaAACCCTTATTGTGTGGGAAAATCTAGATATTAATCGATATGTTCTGAAAAACAGTGTTACAGGTGAAATGATTATAAAGCACTTGAACAAGGAGCAAGAGGCTGATCAGAGTAACTTCAGGGATGCAGCTAACTCTGCAGAGTTGGAGGTTCAGGAAAAAATGCCTTTGCTTGAGTGGTTTGCCAATGAATACAAGCGATTTGGTTGCACGCTTGAATTTGTTACAAACAAATCTCAAGAGGGATCACAATTTTGCAGAGGGTTTGGCGGAATTGGGGGTATTCTTCGCTACCAGCTTGACATTAGATCTTTTGACGAGTTGTCTGATGATGGAGAAATTTATGAGGATTCGGATTAA